In one window of Burkholderia cenocepacia DNA:
- a CDS encoding YchE family NAAT transporter: MDLLKSFISLLALINPVGAVPFFLSLTAQQTDDERRRTIRIASVSVFCVMTVTALLGQQIINFFGISVGSLEVGGGIIMLLMAINMLNAQIGNTRSTPEERHEAELKDNIAVVPLAIPLLTGPGSISTVIIYAANAHHWYERAGLVAIGAVLAFLCFVAMRLAEPIANWIGRTGINIATRLMGLMLSALAVEFIVNGLRALLPALR; the protein is encoded by the coding sequence ATGGATCTGCTCAAATCGTTCATTTCGCTGCTCGCGCTGATCAACCCGGTCGGCGCGGTGCCGTTTTTCCTGAGCCTGACGGCGCAGCAGACGGACGACGAGCGGCGGCGCACGATCCGGATCGCATCGGTGTCGGTGTTCTGCGTGATGACGGTGACCGCGCTGCTCGGACAGCAGATCATCAACTTCTTCGGCATTTCGGTCGGGTCGCTCGAAGTGGGCGGCGGGATCATCATGCTGCTGATGGCGATCAACATGCTGAATGCGCAGATCGGCAACACGCGATCGACGCCGGAGGAGCGCCACGAAGCCGAGCTGAAGGACAACATCGCGGTCGTGCCGCTGGCGATTCCGCTGCTCACGGGCCCCGGCTCGATCAGCACGGTGATCATCTATGCGGCGAACGCGCATCACTGGTATGAACGGGCCGGGCTGGTCGCGATCGGCGCGGTCCTGGCTTTTCTGTGTTTCGTCGCGATGCGGCTCGCCGAGCCGATCGCGAACTGGATCGGCCGCACCGGCATCAACATCGCCACGCGGCTGATGGGTCTGATGCTGTCGGCGCTGGCGGTGGAATTCATCGTCAATGGACTGAGGGCGCTACTGCCTGCACTGAGATGA
- the hisH gene encoding imidazole glycerol phosphate synthase subunit HisH, which yields MKTSIAIVDYGMGNLRSVAQALKKAEPAADVAIVDTPAAIRAADRVVLPGQGAMPDCMRCLGESGLQEAVIEASRTKPLLGVCVGEQMLFDWSAEGDTKGLGLLPGKVVRFALDGRVQDDGSRFKVPQMGWNRVRQAQPHPLWDGVPDDAYFYFVHSYYVSPDNPAHTVGETAYGAPFTSAVARDNLFATQFHPEKSAEVGLRLYRNFVHWKP from the coding sequence ATGAAAACTTCGATTGCGATTGTGGATTATGGGATGGGCAACCTGCGCTCGGTCGCGCAGGCGCTCAAGAAGGCCGAACCGGCCGCCGACGTGGCGATTGTCGACACGCCGGCCGCGATTCGCGCGGCCGACCGTGTCGTGCTGCCCGGCCAGGGCGCGATGCCCGACTGCATGCGCTGTCTCGGCGAATCGGGCCTGCAGGAGGCCGTGATCGAGGCGTCGCGCACGAAGCCGCTGCTCGGCGTGTGCGTCGGCGAGCAGATGCTGTTCGACTGGAGCGCGGAAGGCGACACGAAGGGCCTCGGCCTGCTGCCCGGCAAGGTCGTGCGCTTCGCGCTCGACGGCCGCGTGCAGGACGACGGCTCGCGCTTCAAGGTGCCGCAGATGGGCTGGAACCGCGTGCGCCAGGCGCAGCCGCACCCGCTGTGGGACGGCGTGCCCGACGACGCGTATTTCTACTTCGTGCACAGCTATTACGTGAGCCCGGACAACCCGGCACACACGGTCGGCGAAACGGCGTACGGCGCGCCGTTTACGTCCGCGGTCGCGCGGGACAATCTCTTCGCGACCCAATTCCACCCCGAGAAAAGCGCGGAGGTCGGGTTGCGTCTGTATCGCAACTTCGTACACTGGAAACCGTAA
- the hisA gene encoding 1-(5-phosphoribosyl)-5-[(5-phosphoribosylamino)methylideneamino]imidazole-4-carboxamide isomerase — protein sequence MLLIPAIDLKDGQCVRLKQGDMDQATIFSEDPAAMARKWVDLGARRLHLVDLNGAFAGKPKNLEAIEAILDEVGDEIPVQLGGGIRSLETIEKYLDAGLSYVIIGTAAVKNPGFLQDACTAFSGSIIVGLDAKDGKVATDGWSKLTGHEVIDLAKKFEDYGVESIVYTDIGRDGMLQGINIDATVKLAQAVGIPVIASGGLSNLTDIESLCEVEEHGVEGVICGRAIYSGDLDFAAAQKRADELNGELDNA from the coding sequence ATGTTGCTGATTCCGGCCATCGACCTCAAAGACGGTCAGTGTGTGCGCCTCAAACAGGGCGATATGGACCAGGCCACGATTTTTTCCGAGGACCCGGCGGCGATGGCCCGCAAGTGGGTCGATCTCGGCGCCCGGCGGCTCCATCTCGTCGACCTGAACGGCGCATTCGCCGGCAAGCCGAAGAATCTCGAGGCGATCGAAGCGATCCTCGACGAAGTCGGCGACGAAATTCCCGTCCAGCTCGGCGGCGGCATCCGCAGCCTCGAGACGATCGAGAAGTATCTCGACGCCGGCCTGTCCTACGTGATCATCGGCACCGCCGCCGTGAAGAACCCGGGCTTCCTGCAGGACGCGTGCACCGCATTCTCCGGCAGCATCATCGTCGGGCTGGACGCGAAGGACGGCAAGGTCGCGACCGACGGCTGGAGCAAGCTGACCGGCCACGAGGTGATCGATCTCGCGAAGAAGTTCGAGGACTACGGCGTCGAATCGATCGTCTACACCGACATCGGCCGCGACGGGATGCTGCAGGGCATCAACATCGACGCGACCGTGAAACTCGCGCAGGCGGTCGGCATCCCGGTGATCGCCAGCGGCGGCCTGTCGAACCTCACGGACATCGAGAGCCTGTGCGAAGTGGAAGAGCACGGCGTCGAGGGCGTGATCTGCGGCCGTGCGATCTACTCCGGCGATCTCGATTTCGCGGCCGCGCAAAAGCGCGCGGACGAACTGAACGGCGAACTCGACAACGCGTAA
- the hisF gene encoding imidazole glycerol phosphate synthase subunit HisF, with translation MALAKRIIPCLDVTAGRVVKGVNFVELRDAGDPVEIARRYDDQGADELTFLDITATSDQRDLILPIIEAVASQVFIPLTVGGGVRAVEDVRRLLNAGADKVSMNSSAVANPQLVRDAADKYGSQCIVVAIDAKRVSADGETPRWEVFTHGGRKNTGLDAIEWARKMAELGAGEILLTSMDRDGTKSGFDLALTRGVSDAVPVPVIASGGVGSLQHLADGIKDGRADAVLAASIFHYGEHTVGEAKRFMSDQGIPVRL, from the coding sequence ATGGCTCTAGCTAAACGCATCATCCCCTGCCTGGACGTGACCGCCGGGCGTGTCGTCAAGGGCGTCAATTTCGTCGAGCTGCGCGATGCCGGCGACCCCGTCGAAATCGCCCGCCGCTACGACGACCAGGGTGCCGACGAACTGACCTTCCTCGACATCACCGCGACGTCCGACCAGCGCGACCTGATCCTGCCGATCATCGAAGCCGTCGCGTCGCAGGTGTTCATTCCGCTGACCGTCGGCGGCGGCGTGCGCGCCGTCGAGGACGTGCGGCGCCTGCTGAACGCGGGCGCGGACAAGGTCAGCATGAATTCGTCGGCGGTCGCGAACCCGCAGCTCGTCCGCGACGCGGCCGACAAGTACGGCTCGCAGTGCATCGTCGTCGCGATCGACGCGAAGCGCGTGTCGGCCGACGGCGAGACGCCGCGCTGGGAAGTCTTCACGCATGGCGGCCGCAAGAACACGGGCCTCGACGCGATCGAGTGGGCGCGCAAGATGGCCGAGCTCGGCGCCGGCGAGATCCTGCTCACGAGCATGGACCGCGACGGCACGAAGTCGGGCTTCGACCTCGCGCTCACGCGCGGCGTGTCGGACGCGGTGCCGGTGCCGGTGATCGCGTCGGGCGGCGTCGGTTCGCTGCAGCATCTGGCCGACGGCATCAAGGACGGCCGCGCCGACGCGGTGCTGGCCGCCAGCATCTTCCACTACGGCGAGCACACGGTCGGCGAGGCGAAGCGCTTCATGTCCGACCAGGGCATCCCGGTGAGACTGTGA
- the hisI gene encoding phosphoribosyl-AMP cyclohydrolase yields the protein MNTETKSLPAWLDKVRWDDNGLVPVIAQEASTNDVLMFAWMNREALAKTIETQRAVYYSRSRKRLWFKGEESGHVQHVHEVRLDCDEDVVLLKVEQVSGIACHTGRHSCFFQKFEGTVDGGDWVAVEPVLKDPEHIYK from the coding sequence ATGAATACCGAAACGAAATCCCTGCCCGCGTGGCTCGACAAGGTCCGCTGGGACGACAACGGCCTCGTGCCGGTGATCGCGCAGGAAGCGTCGACGAACGACGTGCTGATGTTCGCGTGGATGAACCGCGAGGCGCTCGCGAAGACGATCGAGACGCAGCGCGCGGTCTACTATTCGCGTTCGCGCAAGCGCCTGTGGTTCAAGGGCGAGGAGTCGGGCCACGTGCAGCACGTGCACGAAGTGCGGCTCGATTGCGACGAGGACGTCGTGCTGCTGAAGGTCGAGCAGGTGTCGGGCATCGCATGCCACACCGGCCGGCATTCGTGCTTCTTCCAGAAATTCGAAGGTACGGTGGATGGCGGCGACTGGGTCGCGGTCGAGCCGGTGCTGAAAGACCCCGAACACATCTACAAATGA
- a CDS encoding phosphoribosyl-ATP diphosphatase produces the protein MTQSTEDTLLRLAAVIDSRKGGDPDQSYVSRLFHKGDDAVLKKIGEEATEVVLAAKDVRQGGAPTALVGEVADLWFHCLVMLSHFDLSPADVIAELERREGLSGIEEKALRKRREREENGG, from the coding sequence ATGACGCAATCGACCGAAGACACGCTGCTGCGCCTCGCGGCGGTGATCGACAGCCGCAAGGGCGGCGATCCCGATCAATCGTACGTGTCGCGCCTGTTCCACAAGGGCGACGACGCGGTGCTGAAGAAGATCGGCGAAGAGGCGACGGAAGTCGTGCTGGCCGCGAAGGACGTGCGCCAGGGCGGCGCGCCGACCGCGCTGGTCGGCGAGGTGGCCGACCTGTGGTTCCACTGCCTCGTGATGCTGTCGCATTTCGACCTGAGCCCGGCCGACGTGATCGCCGAACTCGAGCGTCGCGAAGGCTTGTCGGGCATCGAGGAAAAAGCGCTGCGCAAGCGCCGCGAGCGTGAGGAAAACGGCGGGTGA
- a CDS encoding DUF4870 family protein yields MNDTSNQFPTPAVSGAAEAERLSGLRTLTHVLYGLYAIHWLTGGVTGIIAIIINYVKRGDVAGTPYADHFEWQIRTFWRALIAYVIGFALMFVAIGFVVMFVTWIWTLYRIIKGWLYLNDNKTLDPQAWF; encoded by the coding sequence ATGAACGATACGTCGAACCAGTTCCCGACGCCGGCGGTGTCGGGGGCAGCGGAGGCCGAACGCCTGAGCGGGCTGCGCACGCTGACCCACGTGCTGTACGGCCTCTATGCGATTCACTGGCTGACGGGCGGCGTCACGGGCATCATCGCGATCATCATCAACTACGTGAAGCGCGGCGACGTGGCCGGCACGCCGTACGCCGATCACTTCGAGTGGCAGATCCGCACGTTCTGGCGCGCGCTGATCGCTTATGTGATCGGGTTCGCGCTGATGTTCGTCGCGATCGGGTTCGTCGTTATGTTTGTCACGTGGATTTGGACGCTGTACCGTATCATCAAGGGTTGGCTGTACCTGAACGACAACAAGACGCTCGATCCGCAGGCGTGGTTCTGA
- a CDS encoding histidine triad nucleotide-binding protein, giving the protein MSHDPNCLFCKIAAGEIPSTKVHEDDEFVAFRDIRPAADTHVLVIPRRHLPTLSAASEADAPMLGRLMLLVARLADQLGVAYTGGETGFRTVINTGPGGGQEVYHLHAHILAGPRPWQRMG; this is encoded by the coding sequence ATGAGTCACGATCCGAATTGCCTGTTCTGCAAGATCGCGGCAGGCGAGATCCCGAGCACGAAGGTGCACGAGGACGACGAATTCGTCGCGTTCCGCGACATCCGCCCGGCGGCCGACACGCACGTGCTGGTGATTCCGCGCCGGCACCTGCCGACGCTGTCGGCGGCGAGCGAGGCCGATGCGCCGATGCTCGGCCGGCTGATGCTGCTCGTCGCGCGTCTGGCCGACCAGCTCGGCGTTGCGTATACGGGCGGCGAAACCGGTTTTCGCACGGTGATCAACACGGGCCCGGGCGGCGGGCAGGAGGTCTACCACCTGCACGCGCATATCCTGGCCGGCCCGCGCCCGTGGCAGCGGATGGGTTGA
- the tatA gene encoding Sec-independent protein translocase subunit TatA, producing MGGLSIWHWLIVLLIVALVFGTKKLRNIGNDLGSAVKGFKDGMKEGETPADAQQLPRSGAVDVNAKETTRSDSNKA from the coding sequence ATGGGTGGATTGAGCATTTGGCACTGGCTGATCGTGCTGCTGATCGTCGCGCTGGTTTTCGGTACGAAGAAGCTGCGCAACATCGGCAACGACCTCGGCAGCGCCGTGAAGGGTTTCAAGGACGGCATGAAGGAAGGCGAAACGCCGGCGGATGCGCAGCAACTGCCGCGTTCGGGCGCGGTCGACGTCAACGCGAAGGAAACGACGCGTTCCGATTCGAACAAGGCGTAA
- the tatB gene encoding Sec-independent protein translocase protein TatB, with product MLDLGLSKMALIGVVALVVLGPERLPRVARTAGALFGRAQRYINDVKAEVSREIELDALRTMKTDFESAARNVETTIHDNLREHEKELNDTWHSAVGGLDGAAGDAGSVGFPGSDTPAAPSWRGSSAALAPKRRNWRIKQAATPVWYKRATTRRTHVQSGAARVARHQPASLRRPTRFF from the coding sequence ATGCTGGATCTCGGTCTTTCGAAGATGGCGCTGATCGGCGTCGTCGCGCTCGTGGTGCTCGGCCCCGAGCGCCTGCCGCGCGTCGCGCGCACGGCAGGCGCGCTGTTCGGCCGCGCGCAGCGGTACATCAACGACGTGAAGGCCGAGGTCTCGCGCGAAATCGAACTCGACGCGCTGCGGACGATGAAGACCGATTTCGAATCGGCCGCGCGCAATGTCGAGACGACGATTCACGACAACCTGCGCGAGCACGAGAAGGAACTGAACGACACGTGGCATTCCGCGGTCGGCGGTCTTGACGGGGCTGCCGGCGACGCCGGTTCCGTCGGTTTCCCGGGTTCCGATACGCCCGCGGCGCCGTCGTGGCGCGGCAGTTCGGCCGCGCTTGCGCCGAAGCGTCGCAACTGGCGCATCAAGCAGGCGGCGACGCCTGTCTGGTACAAGCGCGCGACGACCCGCCGCACGCACGTGCAGTCGGGTGCCGCGCGTGTCGCGCGCCATCAGCCGGCCAGCCTGCGCCGGCCGACGCGCTTCTTCTGA
- the tatC gene encoding twin-arginine translocase subunit TatC, protein MSDPQQNPGDAPEETFISHLVELRDRIIRAGLAVIVVFLGLVYWAPDIFKLLARPLMDNLPKDGKMIVTDVTGSFFVPMKVTMLVALVIALPIVLYQIWAFVAPGLYQHEKKLVAPLVGSSYFLFLCGMAFAYFLVFPTIFRVMAHYNAPLGAEMTTDIDNYLSFVLGMFIAFGVTFEVPIVVVLLVRMGVLSLKKLKEMRPYVIVGAFVVAAVVTPPDVFSQLMLALPLVVLFEIGLLAARFFVPKKPAEEGEAGNGEAAS, encoded by the coding sequence GTGAGCGACCCCCAGCAGAACCCGGGCGACGCCCCGGAAGAAACCTTCATTTCCCATCTCGTCGAGCTTCGCGATCGCATCATTCGCGCGGGGCTGGCCGTGATCGTCGTGTTCCTGGGGCTCGTCTACTGGGCGCCGGACATCTTCAAGCTGCTCGCGCGGCCGCTGATGGACAACCTGCCGAAAGACGGCAAGATGATCGTCACCGACGTCACCGGCTCGTTCTTCGTGCCGATGAAGGTGACGATGCTCGTCGCGCTCGTGATCGCGCTGCCGATCGTGCTGTACCAGATCTGGGCGTTCGTCGCGCCGGGACTGTACCAGCACGAGAAGAAGCTCGTCGCGCCGCTCGTCGGCAGCAGCTACTTCCTGTTCCTGTGCGGGATGGCGTTCGCGTATTTCCTCGTGTTCCCGACGATCTTCCGCGTGATGGCGCACTACAACGCGCCGCTCGGGGCCGAGATGACGACCGACATCGACAACTACCTGAGCTTCGTGCTGGGGATGTTCATTGCGTTCGGGGTCACGTTCGAGGTGCCGATCGTCGTCGTGCTGCTCGTCCGGATGGGCGTGCTGTCCCTGAAGAAGCTGAAGGAGATGCGGCCGTACGTGATCGTCGGCGCATTCGTGGTCGCGGCGGTCGTCACGCCGCCGGACGTGTTCTCGCAACTGATGCTGGCGCTGCCGCTCGTCGTGCTGTTCGAGATCGGGCTGCTGGCCGCGCGGTTCTTCGTGCCGAAGAAGCCGGCCGAAGAGGGCGAGGCGGGGAACGGCGAAGCGGCGAGCTGA
- a CDS encoding Do family serine endopeptidase gives MLRRFWLFFAQAVTVLLALMFIVVTLKPQWLQRQGQLGKQLATPIVALREVAPGIGGAPATTSYAEAAQKAMPAVVNVFSSKDGSLPPDPRAKDPLFRYFFGDRNARKQQDEPAANLGSGVIVSPEGYILTNQHVVDGADQIEVALADGRTATAKVIGSDPETDLAVLKINMTNLPTITLGRSDQSRVGDVVLAIGNPFGVGQTVTMGIISALGRNHLGINTFENFIQTDAPINPGNSGGALVDVNGNLLGINTAIYSRSGGSLGIGFAIPVSTARTVLESIITTGSVTRGWIGVEPQDVTPEIAESFGLQQKSGAIVAGVLQGGPADKAGIKPGDILVSVNGDEITDTTKLLNTVAQIKPGTPTKVHVVRKGKQFDVNVVIGKRPPPPKQALDDQDNDSE, from the coding sequence ATGCTTAGACGCTTCTGGCTGTTCTTCGCGCAGGCGGTGACCGTACTGCTCGCGCTGATGTTCATCGTCGTGACGCTCAAGCCGCAATGGCTGCAACGGCAAGGACAGCTCGGCAAGCAGCTCGCCACGCCGATCGTCGCGCTGCGGGAAGTCGCGCCGGGCATCGGCGGCGCACCGGCGACCACGTCGTACGCCGAAGCCGCGCAGAAGGCGATGCCGGCCGTCGTCAACGTGTTCTCCAGCAAGGACGGCTCGTTGCCGCCCGATCCGCGCGCGAAAGATCCGCTGTTCCGCTACTTCTTCGGCGACCGCAACGCCCGCAAGCAGCAGGACGAGCCGGCCGCCAACCTCGGCTCGGGCGTTATCGTGAGCCCTGAAGGTTACATTCTAACGAACCAGCACGTCGTGGATGGCGCCGACCAGATCGAAGTCGCGCTCGCCGACGGCCGCACGGCCACCGCGAAGGTGATCGGCAGCGATCCCGAAACCGATCTCGCGGTGCTGAAGATCAACATGACGAACCTGCCGACGATCACGCTCGGCCGCTCCGACCAGTCGCGCGTCGGCGACGTCGTGCTCGCGATCGGCAATCCGTTCGGCGTCGGCCAAACGGTCACGATGGGCATCATCAGCGCGCTCGGCCGCAACCACCTCGGCATCAACACGTTCGAGAACTTCATCCAGACCGACGCGCCGATCAACCCCGGCAACTCCGGCGGCGCGCTGGTCGACGTGAACGGCAACCTGCTCGGCATCAACACGGCGATCTACTCGCGCTCGGGCGGCTCGCTCGGCATCGGTTTCGCGATTCCCGTCTCGACCGCCCGCACGGTGCTCGAAAGCATCATCACGACGGGCTCGGTCACGCGCGGCTGGATCGGCGTCGAGCCGCAGGACGTCACGCCGGAAATCGCCGAGTCGTTCGGGCTGCAGCAGAAATCGGGCGCGATCGTCGCGGGCGTGCTGCAGGGCGGCCCGGCCGACAAGGCCGGCATCAAGCCGGGCGACATCCTGGTGAGCGTGAACGGCGACGAAATCACCGACACGACGAAGCTGCTGAACACCGTCGCGCAGATCAAGCCGGGCACGCCGACCAAGGTGCACGTCGTACGCAAGGGCAAGCAGTTCGACGTGAACGTCGTGATCGGCAAGCGCCCGCCGCCGCCGAAGCAGGCGCTCGACGACCAGGACAACGATAGCGAATGA
- a CDS encoding Nif3-like dinuclear metal center hexameric protein produces the protein MDRIELELYLNNTLETARFKDYCPNGLQVEGRRKIEKIATGVTASVAFLEAALEWGADAVLVHHGYFWRNEAPQITGRKYQRLKLLLANDLNLFAFHLPLDAHPEFGNNAQLGEKLGLIGDQRFGEGDLGWMATLPMPVTLEHFVAKVERTLGRTPLVLGEPDTQLRRIAWCTGAAQSYFDAAIDAGADVFLTGEVSESTTHAAAESGVAFVAAGHHATERYGIQALGRHLSEEFDLEHLFIDIHNPV, from the coding sequence ATGGATCGGATCGAACTTGAATTGTACTTGAACAATACCCTTGAAACCGCGCGCTTCAAGGACTATTGCCCGAACGGCCTCCAGGTCGAAGGACGCCGCAAGATCGAGAAGATCGCCACCGGCGTGACGGCGTCGGTCGCGTTCCTCGAAGCCGCGCTCGAATGGGGAGCGGATGCGGTGCTCGTCCACCACGGCTATTTCTGGCGCAACGAGGCGCCGCAGATCACCGGCCGCAAGTACCAGCGCCTGAAGCTGCTGCTCGCGAACGACCTGAACCTGTTCGCGTTCCACCTGCCGCTCGATGCGCATCCCGAGTTCGGCAACAACGCGCAGCTCGGCGAAAAGCTCGGCCTGATCGGCGACCAGCGGTTCGGCGAAGGCGATCTCGGCTGGATGGCGACGCTGCCGATGCCCGTCACGCTCGAGCACTTCGTCGCGAAGGTCGAGCGCACGCTCGGCCGCACGCCGCTCGTGCTCGGCGAGCCGGACACGCAACTGCGCCGCATCGCATGGTGCACGGGCGCCGCGCAGAGCTATTTCGACGCGGCGATCGACGCCGGCGCGGACGTATTCCTGACCGGCGAGGTGTCCGAGTCGACCACGCACGCGGCGGCGGAGAGCGGTGTCGCGTTCGTTGCGGCAGGGCACCATGCGACCGAGCGTTACGGAATCCAGGCACTTGGGCGCCACTTGTCGGAAGAATTCGATCTCGAACACCTGTTTATCGATATTCATAATCCGGTCTGA
- the petA gene encoding ubiquinol-cytochrome c reductase iron-sulfur subunit, producing MRDKEEKRVDSGRRTWLIATSVAGGVGGVATVIPFAASLAPSAKAKAAGAPVEVDISGLKPGEMVTVPWRGKPVWILNRTDSMLADVVKADKEVADPATKSPYSMPLPAYCANEYRSRADRKNILVVMAVCTHLGCTPSQRFTPGPQPNLPDDWPGGFLCPCHGSTYDLAGRVFKNKPAPQNLDIPPYMFTSATTLVIGKDEKGEA from the coding sequence ATGCGAGACAAGGAAGAGAAACGCGTCGACAGCGGCCGCCGTACCTGGCTGATTGCGACATCCGTAGCAGGTGGCGTGGGAGGCGTAGCCACCGTCATACCTTTCGCGGCGTCGCTTGCGCCGTCCGCGAAAGCGAAAGCGGCCGGGGCACCGGTCGAGGTCGACATCAGCGGCCTGAAGCCCGGCGAAATGGTCACCGTGCCGTGGCGCGGCAAACCCGTCTGGATCCTGAATCGCACCGATTCGATGCTGGCCGACGTGGTCAAGGCCGACAAGGAAGTGGCCGATCCGGCCACGAAATCCCCGTATTCGATGCCGTTGCCCGCGTATTGCGCCAACGAATATCGGTCGCGGGCCGATCGCAAGAACATTCTCGTCGTGATGGCCGTGTGTACGCACCTCGGCTGCACGCCTAGCCAACGCTTCACGCCGGGTCCGCAGCCGAACCTGCCGGACGACTGGCCGGGCGGTTTCCTGTGCCCGTGCCACGGTTCGACCTACGACCTCGCCGGCCGCGTGTTCAAGAACAAGCCGGCGCCTCAGAATCTCGACATCCCGCCCTACATGTTCACGTCGGCGACGACCCTCGTGATCGGCAAGGACGAGAAAGGAGAAGCGTGA
- a CDS encoding cytochrome b, with protein sequence MAADNKEVSTTGFTGWIDQRFPLTSTWKKHVSEYYAPKNFNFWYFFGSLALLVLVNQIVTGIFLTMNYKPDSTLAFASVEYIMREVPWGWLIRYMHSTGASMFFVVVYLHMFRGLLYGSYRKPRELVWIFGCAIFLCLMAEAFFGYLLPWGQMSFWGAQVIVNLFSAIPFVGPDLSLWIRGDYVVSDVTLNRFFAFHVIAIPLVLVGLVVAHLVALHEVGSNNPDGIEIKAKKDENGIPLDGIPFHPYYSVHDFLGVCVFLMVFALIVFFSPEMGGYFLEANNFVPANPLQTPPEIAPVWYFTAFYAMLRATTDPFKIVLMIVIALLGVLALIRARGKWKVGLPVLAAAIVVFMYLTESKFWGVVVMGSAVISLFFLPWLDRSPVKSIRYRPLFHKVFLGIFVAAFLTLAFLGTRPPSPAATLIAQACALIYFAFFLGMPVWTPLGTFKQPPERVRFKPH encoded by the coding sequence ATGGCCGCCGACAACAAGGAAGTCTCCACTACAGGTTTCACCGGCTGGATCGACCAGCGCTTCCCGCTCACGTCCACCTGGAAGAAGCACGTATCCGAGTACTACGCGCCGAAGAACTTCAACTTCTGGTACTTCTTCGGCTCCCTCGCGCTGCTGGTGCTCGTCAACCAGATCGTCACGGGCATCTTCCTGACGATGAACTACAAGCCCGACTCGACGCTCGCGTTCGCGTCGGTCGAGTACATCATGCGCGAGGTGCCGTGGGGCTGGCTGATCCGCTACATGCACTCGACCGGTGCATCGATGTTCTTCGTGGTCGTGTACCTCCACATGTTCCGCGGGCTGCTGTACGGGTCGTACCGCAAGCCGCGCGAGCTCGTCTGGATCTTCGGCTGCGCGATCTTCCTGTGCCTGATGGCCGAGGCATTCTTCGGCTACCTGCTGCCGTGGGGCCAGATGTCGTTCTGGGGTGCGCAGGTGATCGTGAACCTGTTCTCGGCGATCCCGTTCGTCGGGCCGGACCTGTCGCTGTGGATTCGCGGCGACTACGTCGTGTCCGACGTCACGCTGAACCGCTTCTTCGCGTTCCACGTGATCGCGATTCCGCTCGTGCTGGTCGGCCTCGTCGTCGCGCACCTCGTGGCCCTGCACGAAGTCGGGTCGAACAACCCGGACGGCATCGAGATCAAGGCGAAGAAGGACGAGAACGGCATCCCGCTCGACGGCATCCCGTTCCACCCGTACTACTCGGTGCACGATTTCCTCGGCGTGTGCGTGTTCCTGATGGTGTTCGCGCTGATCGTGTTCTTCTCGCCGGAGATGGGCGGCTACTTCCTCGAGGCGAACAACTTCGTCCCGGCGAACCCGCTGCAGACGCCGCCCGAGATTGCGCCGGTCTGGTACTTCACCGCGTTCTACGCGATGCTGCGGGCGACCACCGATCCGTTCAAGATCGTGCTGATGATCGTGATTGCACTGCTCGGCGTGCTCGCGCTGATCCGTGCGCGCGGCAAGTGGAAGGTCGGGCTGCCGGTGCTGGCCGCCGCGATCGTCGTGTTCATGTACCTGACGGAGTCGAAGTTCTGGGGCGTCGTCGTGATGGGCTCGGCGGTGATCTCACTGTTCTTCCTGCCGTGGCTCGACCGCAGCCCGGTGAAGTCGATCCGCTACCGGCCGCTGTTCCACAAGGTGTTCCTCGGGATCTTCGTCGCGGCGTTCCTGACCCTCGCGTTCCTCGGCACGCGGCCGCCGTCGCCGGCGGCGACGCTGATCGCGCAGGCCTGCGCGCTGATCTACTTCGCGTTCTTCCTCGGCATGCCCGTCTGGACGCCGCTTGGCACGTTCAAGCAGCCGCCGGAACGGGTGCGCTTCAAGCCCCATTAA